In Luteitalea sp. TBR-22, one genomic interval encodes:
- a CDS encoding IS5 family transposase: MRGDDRQPTSMFSYVSAEDRVPKDHPLRPIRALVDEILRDMSRDFDGLYARVGRPSIPPERLLRAQLLQLFYSIRSERLLMEQLDYNILFRWFVGLEMDEPIWVPTVFTKNRDRVLNQEVARQFLGRVVERASAWMSDEHFSVDGTLLEAWASHKSFQPKDGPPGGGDGRDFRGQTRTNDTHASKTDPDARLYRKTFQGEARLAYLGHVLMENRHGLIVDGMATTADGHAERDAALLLLHRHARAGRARTVGADKQYDTHDFVGLTRQLGYTPHISQNVKRRGGSAIDGRTTRHDGYTRSQACRPRIERVFGWLKPLAGLRKVKLRGLEKVDSLFVFACAAFNLRRLPKLMAGVPATA; the protein is encoded by the coding sequence ATGCGCGGAGACGACCGTCAGCCCACGTCGATGTTCAGCTATGTGTCGGCCGAGGACCGCGTGCCCAAAGACCATCCGCTGCGGCCGATCCGCGCGCTGGTGGACGAGATCCTCCGTGACATGTCGCGCGACTTCGACGGGCTGTATGCCCGTGTTGGCCGCCCGTCGATTCCGCCGGAGCGCCTGCTGCGGGCGCAGTTGCTCCAGCTGTTCTACTCCATCCGCAGCGAGCGGCTGCTCATGGAGCAGCTCGACTACAACATCCTGTTTCGCTGGTTCGTCGGCCTCGAGATGGACGAGCCGATCTGGGTGCCGACGGTGTTCACCAAGAATCGCGACCGCGTGCTGAATCAGGAGGTCGCGCGCCAGTTCCTGGGGCGCGTCGTCGAGCGCGCGTCGGCCTGGATGTCCGACGAGCACTTCTCGGTCGATGGCACGCTGCTGGAGGCGTGGGCCAGCCACAAGAGCTTTCAGCCGAAGGACGGGCCGCCGGGCGGCGGCGACGGGCGCGATTTCCGCGGCCAGACGCGCACCAACGACACGCACGCGTCCAAGACAGACCCTGATGCGCGGCTGTACCGCAAGACGTTTCAGGGCGAGGCGCGCTTGGCGTACCTCGGGCATGTGCTCATGGAGAACCGGCACGGCCTGATCGTGGACGGCATGGCCACCACCGCCGATGGCCACGCCGAGCGCGATGCCGCGTTGCTCCTGCTGCACCGGCACGCGCGCGCCGGTCGCGCGCGGACCGTCGGCGCCGACAAGCAGTACGACACGCACGATTTCGTGGGCCTCACGCGGCAGCTCGGGTACACGCCGCATATCAGCCAGAACGTGAAGCGACGCGGCGGCAGCGCCATCGATGGCCGCACCACCCGCCATGACGGCTACACCAGGAGTCAGGCGTGTCGGCCGCGCATCGAGCGCGTCTTCGGCTGGCTGAAACCGCTGGCCGGCTTGCGCAAGGTGAAACTCCGGGGGCTTGAGAAGGTCGACAGCCTGTTCGTGTTTGCCTGCGCCGCCTTCAACCTGCGGCGGCTGCCGAAGCTGATGGCCGGCGTGCCGGCGACCGCGTGA